In Variovorax paradoxus, a single genomic region encodes these proteins:
- a CDS encoding phosphatase PAP2 family protein, with amino-acid sequence MNFDNIHLFELINAGAQPAWTTLALAHVVAQWLVLVVPVAWLVLWVRGGRAVRQDLVHVAVAAALALGIAQLVGLALPTPRPFALHLGHQYLAHADDPGLPSDHVTLLWSLAFAALGTARGSWLVFPLLGAGLLTGWARVYLGVHFPLDVVGALPVAAAGAGLALVLRPALEAWSKPLWARYDACERAALRLLHLD; translated from the coding sequence ATGAACTTCGACAACATCCATCTCTTCGAGTTGATCAACGCCGGCGCGCAACCCGCCTGGACCACGCTGGCGCTCGCGCACGTCGTGGCGCAGTGGCTCGTGCTGGTCGTGCCGGTGGCCTGGCTCGTGCTCTGGGTGCGCGGCGGCCGAGCGGTGCGGCAGGACCTCGTGCACGTTGCCGTGGCCGCCGCGCTGGCCCTCGGCATCGCGCAACTCGTGGGCCTGGCATTGCCGACGCCGCGACCGTTCGCCCTGCACCTGGGGCACCAGTACCTCGCGCATGCCGACGATCCGGGCCTGCCGAGCGACCATGTCACGCTGCTGTGGAGCCTGGCCTTCGCGGCCCTGGGCACGGCGCGCGGTTCCTGGCTGGTGTTCCCGCTGCTGGGGGCGGGGCTGCTGACGGGCTGGGCGCGGGTCTATCTGGGCGTGCACTTTCCGCTCGACGTGGTGGGCGCGCTGCCGGTCGCGGCGGCCGGTGCCGGGCTGGCGCTGGTGCTGCGGCCCGCGCTGGAAGCATGGAGCAAACCGCTCTGGGCGCGCTACGATGCATGCGAGCGCGCGGCGCTCCGCTTGTTGCACCTGGACTGA
- a CDS encoding TolC family protein, translated as MTASSHHPHLPRTPLLAALALSVALGGCATYRGAPLPDAPSFPATVPQARLDGIDGALPMLAARPFDATDGLDFDEVATLAVVNNPDLRIARSAASVSAAQAFAARLLPDPQVSLTRDFPDVTGAGITSAFVAGASYAINALITHAATAEAASADARQVRGNLLWQEWQVIAQARLLFVRLDAAHQRHDLLERTRALMADRYRRTAEALAAGLLTADAVTPHLAALQDVERQLHDLERQTNQADSDLHALLGLSPDTALRLQGRASLPAFDTESVRAHADGRLAARPDIAALREGYAAQDARLRVALLGQFPALTLGVQRSRDTSNTFTRGFGITLGLPILNGNRGEIAVQNATRDKLRAEYQQRLNAGVTDIARITAEQAISLRQLADVEAAIVQLEGGVRRVRSAWQAGNADALALASAETALLAKQGERIDAMQAIQEQRVGLLTLTGGYEPASKEHA; from the coding sequence ATGACAGCCTCTTCACATCACCCCCACCTTCCCCGCACACCGCTGCTCGCCGCGCTCGCGTTGAGCGTGGCGCTCGGCGGCTGCGCCACCTATCGCGGCGCGCCGCTGCCCGATGCGCCCTCGTTTCCGGCGACCGTGCCCCAGGCACGCCTGGACGGCATCGACGGCGCGCTGCCAATGCTTGCAGCGCGGCCGTTCGACGCGACCGACGGGCTCGACTTCGACGAGGTCGCCACGCTCGCGGTGGTCAACAACCCCGACCTGCGCATCGCGCGCAGCGCGGCCAGCGTGTCGGCCGCGCAGGCTTTTGCCGCGCGGCTGCTGCCCGACCCGCAAGTCAGCCTCACGCGGGACTTTCCCGACGTGACGGGCGCCGGCATCACGAGCGCCTTTGTCGCGGGGGCAAGTTACGCCATCAATGCGCTGATCACGCACGCGGCCACCGCGGAGGCCGCCAGCGCCGACGCCCGGCAAGTGCGCGGCAACCTGCTGTGGCAGGAATGGCAGGTGATCGCGCAGGCGCGGCTGCTGTTCGTGCGACTCGATGCCGCACACCAGCGGCACGACCTGCTCGAGCGCACTCGCGCGCTCATGGCCGACCGCTACCGCCGTACCGCCGAGGCGCTCGCGGCCGGCCTGCTCACCGCCGACGCGGTGACGCCTCACCTTGCGGCCTTGCAGGATGTCGAACGCCAACTGCACGACCTCGAGCGCCAGACCAACCAGGCCGACAGCGACCTGCATGCCCTGCTGGGCCTCTCGCCCGACACCGCGCTGCGCCTGCAGGGCCGAGCGTCGCTGCCCGCGTTCGACACCGAATCGGTGCGCGCCCATGCCGACGGCCGGCTCGCCGCGCGCCCCGACATCGCGGCGCTGCGCGAGGGCTATGCCGCGCAGGACGCACGCCTGCGCGTGGCGCTGCTCGGCCAGTTCCCCGCACTCACGCTCGGCGTGCAACGCTCGCGCGACACCAGCAACACCTTCACGCGCGGCTTCGGCATCACGCTGGGCCTGCCGATCTTGAACGGCAACCGAGGAGAGATCGCCGTGCAGAACGCAACGCGCGACAAGCTGCGCGCCGAATACCAGCAGCGCCTGAACGCGGGCGTGACCGACATCGCGCGCATCACCGCCGAGCAGGCGATCAGCCTTCGCCAGCTTGCCGACGTCGAAGCCGCCATCGTTCAACTCGAAGGCGGCGTGCGGCGGGTGCGCTCGGCATGGCAGGCAGGCAACGCGGACGCGCTCGCACTCGCGAGCGCCGAGACCGCGCTGCTCGCGAAACAAGGCGAACGCATCGATGCGATGCAGGCCATCCAGGAGCAGCGCGTCGGCCTGCTCACGCTTACCGGCGGCTACGAGCCCGCCTCCAAGGAACACGCATGA
- a CDS encoding efflux RND transporter periplasmic adaptor subunit, protein MKKNRFSRRVTAAAVAAGVLLAGGAALMLKTGAAGKTAASQPAQDVVASIASVAAVRTRVPVSVTAWGDVAPAQSESMSLPRAGQLVALPVVVGQRVRKGAVLARVAGDPASETGYLGAQNALRLAQGESQRVQALFKLQLATVSQVEAARKTEQDAQAALDALRKTGAGAGETAVTAPFDGVVMSIGAALGDRLAANAPILQLGRVDMLRVNLGIEPVRRAAVHVGDDVSLTALPSRTGDGNPAQAQVAQGRVASLQDLVDPKTQLVNAVVQVPAASAGSLVLGMRVQAGISTGSVDGWLVPRLAVLNDDQGDYIYQVRDGMAHRVSVQPRAEVHGQVAVDGAIDAALPVVSVGNYELKEGMKVREGAK, encoded by the coding sequence ATGAAGAAGAATCGATTTTCCCGCCGGGTCACTGCCGCCGCCGTGGCGGCCGGCGTGCTGCTCGCGGGCGGCGCGGCGCTGATGCTCAAGACCGGCGCCGCGGGCAAGACCGCCGCCAGCCAGCCCGCGCAGGACGTGGTGGCCAGCATCGCGTCCGTTGCCGCCGTTCGCACCCGCGTGCCTGTCAGCGTGACGGCATGGGGGGACGTCGCGCCGGCCCAGTCCGAGTCGATGAGCCTTCCGCGCGCGGGCCAACTGGTGGCGTTGCCGGTGGTGGTGGGCCAGCGCGTTCGCAAGGGCGCGGTGCTGGCTCGCGTGGCTGGCGATCCGGCCTCGGAGACCGGCTACCTCGGCGCGCAGAACGCATTGAGGCTCGCGCAGGGCGAGAGCCAGCGCGTGCAGGCGCTTTTCAAGCTGCAGCTGGCGACAGTGTCGCAGGTCGAGGCCGCCCGCAAGACCGAGCAGGACGCCCAAGCCGCGCTCGACGCGCTGCGCAAGACCGGCGCGGGTGCCGGCGAAACGGCCGTGACGGCGCCCTTCGACGGCGTGGTGATGAGCATCGGCGCGGCGCTTGGCGACCGGCTCGCGGCCAACGCGCCGATCCTTCAGCTCGGGCGCGTCGACATGCTGCGCGTCAACCTCGGTATCGAACCGGTGCGGCGCGCGGCGGTGCACGTCGGCGACGACGTCAGCCTGACGGCCCTGCCCTCCCGAACGGGCGACGGCAACCCGGCCCAGGCACAGGTGGCGCAGGGCCGCGTCGCGAGCCTGCAGGACCTGGTCGATCCGAAGACCCAGCTGGTCAACGCCGTGGTGCAGGTGCCCGCCGCGTCGGCGGGTTCGCTGGTGCTCGGCATGCGCGTGCAGGCCGGTATTTCCACCGGCAGCGTCGACGGCTGGCTGGTGCCGCGCCTGGCGGTGCTCAACGACGACCAGGGCGACTACATCTACCAGGTGCGCGACGGCATGGCGCATCGCGTGAGCGTTCAGCCGCGCGCCGAGGTGCACGGGCAGGTTGCCGTCGACGGCGCCATCGACGCGGCGCTGCCCGTCGTGTCGGTCGGCAACTACGAGCTCAAGGAAGGCATGAAGGTCCGGGAGGGTGCCAAGTGA
- a CDS encoding efflux RND transporter permease subunit — protein sequence MKAAAWLSAHRRSVLFLVALLALAGALAAFRLPVSLFPTVQFPRVSLSLDAGDQPANQMELQVTRPVEEAVRSIAGVTNVRSTTSRGSAEVSVSFDWGTDMAAATLQVNAAVAQIQAQLPPGTRVAARRMDPTVFPIIAYSLTSASLSPTALRDLASYQLRPLLSGIAGVATVQVQGGASEEVRVTADPRRLQAYGLSMDDLSKALAAGNSLSATGRLEDHYKLYLVLADTRLAGVEDVRQTVVANGANGVVRIGDVASVARSTTPEWQRVTADGRDAVLLSIRQQPGSNSVQIAADVKAALDGFAPQLPKDVHVANWYDQSELVTASASSVRDAILIGVVLAALVLVVFLRNLRVTAIAVVVVPAVLAITIVVLQLLGMSFNIMTLGGMAAAVGLVIDDAIVMIEHIERRLAETADSSGGAAGARLGVVDAAMEFLRPLAGSSAATLVIFAPLAFLSGVTGAFFKALSLTMASALAISFLVTWLAVPLLAHFLLGRQHRPARDDRVTRWFKLRYRHWLVRCIARPWVLVVCVALLLGAGGFAFRQVGTGFMPSMDEGGFILDYRTPPGTALSETDRLLRQVEAIVRATPEVQTYSRRTATGLGGGLSETNQGDFFIRLKPGRRRPVQEVMQDVRNRVEHQVPGVNVELAQLMEDLIGDLTAVPQPVEVKLFAADPKLLPGAAEQVAQRIAKVPGLVEVRSGINPAGDAIAVHVDRVAAAVEGLDPDQVTRALQTALAGSVATSYAQETKIVGVRVWTPAGSRATQAQLDDLPLRAPDGHLVPLRRIATFETLSGQPQITRENLKSMIAVTGRIEGRDLGSVVQDVKQTLAAGGALPGGVYYELGGLYQQQQIAFKGLMTVFAAAAALVFLLLLFLYESFAVAASILCTSLLSVSAVFIGLWLTGIELNISAMMGMTMIIGIVTEVAVFYFSEQRQRHRPGRDLRRSLVGAGQFRARPIAMTTLAAILTLLPLALAIGAGSEMQQPLAVAIISGLVVQLPLVLFFMPTLYAWIEKAR from the coding sequence GTGAAGGCGGCGGCATGGCTGTCCGCGCATCGCCGTTCCGTGCTGTTCCTGGTGGCGCTGCTGGCGCTGGCCGGCGCGCTCGCCGCGTTCAGGCTGCCGGTGTCGCTTTTTCCGACGGTGCAGTTCCCGCGGGTGTCGCTGTCGCTGGACGCCGGTGACCAGCCCGCGAACCAGATGGAGCTGCAGGTCACGCGGCCGGTCGAGGAAGCGGTGCGCAGCATCGCCGGCGTGACCAACGTGCGCTCGACCACCAGCCGCGGCAGCGCCGAGGTTTCCGTGAGCTTCGACTGGGGCACCGACATGGCGGCCGCCACGCTGCAGGTCAACGCGGCGGTGGCGCAGATCCAGGCGCAGTTGCCGCCCGGCACGCGCGTCGCGGCGCGGCGCATGGACCCGACGGTGTTCCCCATCATTGCCTACAGCCTGACCTCCGCGAGCCTGTCGCCGACCGCGCTGCGCGACCTTGCGAGCTACCAGCTGCGGCCGCTGCTGTCGGGCATAGCGGGCGTGGCCACGGTGCAGGTGCAGGGCGGCGCGTCGGAAGAGGTGCGCGTCACGGCCGATCCACGCCGGCTGCAGGCTTACGGGCTGTCGATGGACGACCTGTCCAAGGCGCTCGCGGCCGGCAACTCGCTGAGCGCCACCGGCCGCCTGGAAGACCACTACAAGCTCTACCTGGTGCTGGCCGACACGCGGCTGGCCGGCGTCGAAGACGTGCGCCAGACCGTGGTGGCCAACGGCGCCAATGGCGTGGTGCGCATCGGCGACGTGGCCAGCGTCGCGCGATCGACCACGCCCGAGTGGCAGCGCGTGACGGCCGACGGGCGGGATGCGGTGCTGCTGTCGATCCGGCAGCAGCCGGGCAGCAACAGCGTGCAGATCGCGGCCGACGTCAAGGCCGCGCTCGACGGCTTCGCGCCCCAGTTGCCGAAAGACGTGCATGTGGCCAACTGGTACGACCAGAGCGAACTGGTGACGGCTTCGGCCAGCAGCGTGCGCGATGCCATTCTGATCGGCGTGGTGCTCGCCGCGCTGGTGCTGGTGGTCTTCCTGCGCAACCTGCGCGTGACCGCCATCGCCGTGGTGGTGGTGCCTGCCGTGCTGGCCATCACCATCGTCGTCCTGCAATTGCTGGGCATGAGCTTCAACATCATGACGCTGGGCGGCATGGCGGCGGCCGTGGGACTGGTGATCGACGACGCGATCGTGATGATCGAGCACATCGAGCGCCGGTTGGCCGAAACGGCCGACTCCAGTGGGGGCGCCGCGGGCGCGCGCCTGGGCGTGGTCGACGCCGCGATGGAATTCCTGCGCCCGCTCGCGGGCTCGAGCGCGGCCACGCTGGTGATCTTCGCGCCGCTCGCGTTTTTGTCGGGGGTGACGGGCGCGTTCTTCAAGGCGCTGTCGCTCACGATGGCCTCGGCGCTGGCGATCTCGTTCCTCGTCACCTGGCTGGCAGTGCCGCTGCTTGCGCACTTCCTGCTCGGCAGGCAGCACAGGCCGGCGCGGGACGACCGCGTCACGCGCTGGTTCAAGCTGCGCTATCGGCATTGGCTCGTGCGCTGCATCGCTCGGCCCTGGGTGCTCGTCGTGTGCGTGGCGCTGCTGCTCGGCGCGGGCGGCTTCGCTTTCAGGCAGGTGGGCACTGGCTTCATGCCGTCGATGGACGAAGGCGGCTTCATCCTCGACTACCGCACGCCGCCGGGCACGGCGCTGTCGGAAACCGACCGGCTGCTGCGGCAGGTGGAGGCCATCGTGCGCGCCACGCCCGAAGTGCAAACCTACTCCCGCCGCACCGCCACCGGCCTGGGCGGGGGGCTCAGCGAGACCAACCAGGGCGACTTCTTCATCCGCCTCAAGCCGGGCAGGCGGCGGCCGGTGCAGGAAGTGATGCAGGACGTGCGCAACCGCGTCGAACACCAGGTGCCGGGCGTCAACGTGGAGCTCGCGCAGTTGATGGAAGACCTGATCGGCGACCTGACGGCGGTGCCCCAGCCGGTCGAAGTGAAGCTGTTCGCGGCCGACCCGAAGCTGCTGCCGGGCGCGGCCGAGCAGGTGGCGCAGCGTATCGCCAAGGTGCCCGGGCTGGTCGAGGTGCGCTCGGGCATCAATCCGGCCGGTGACGCCATCGCGGTGCACGTGGACCGGGTCGCCGCGGCGGTCGAAGGGCTCGACCCCGACCAGGTGACGCGGGCGCTGCAGACGGCGCTGGCAGGCTCGGTCGCCACCTCGTATGCGCAGGAGACCAAGATCGTCGGCGTGCGGGTCTGGACGCCGGCGGGCAGCCGGGCGACGCAGGCGCAGCTCGACGACCTGCCGCTGCGCGCGCCCGACGGCCACCTGGTGCCGCTGCGCCGGATCGCCACCTTCGAAACACTGAGCGGGCAGCCGCAGATCACGCGCGAAAACCTCAAGTCGATGATCGCCGTCACGGGCCGCATCGAGGGGCGCGACCTGGGGTCGGTGGTGCAGGACGTCAAGCAGACGCTCGCGGCCGGCGGCGCCTTGCCCGGCGGCGTCTACTACGAGCTCGGCGGTCTCTACCAGCAACAGCAGATCGCGTTCAAGGGCCTCATGACCGTGTTCGCGGCGGCGGCGGCGCTGGTGTTCCTGCTGCTGCTGTTCCTTTACGAGAGCTTCGCCGTGGCGGCTTCGATCCTGTGCACCTCGCTGCTGTCGGTGTCGGCCGTCTTCATCGGGCTCTGGCTCACGGGCATCGAGCTCAACATCTCGGCCATGATGGGCATGACCATGATCATCGGCATCGTGACCGAGGTGGCGGTGTTCTATTTCTCCGAGCAGCGGCAGCGCCACCGCCCGGGCCGCGACCTGCGCCGCAGCCTGGTGGGCGCCGGCCAGTTCCGCGCGAGGCCGATCGCCATGACGACGCTCGCCGCCATCCTCACGCTGCTGCCGCTGGCACTTGCCATCGGCGCGGGCTCGGAAATGCAGCAGCCACTTGCCGTGGCGATCATCTCGGGGCTGGTGGTGCAGTTGCCGCTGGTGCTTTTCTTCATGCCGACGCTGTATGCGTGGATCGAAAAAGCGCGATAG
- a CDS encoding Lrp/AsnC family transcriptional regulator, with amino-acid sequence MNVGSVSLDEHCLKILSALQHDGRQTVQQISETIGLSPTPCWKRIKDMEAAGVIRGYTTLVDPEQVGLHVSAVAEVNLDRHSEAMVQRFEEAVAASPQIIRCVSATGPADYILNVTVPDMKHYERFLHEVLFSLPGVTHVRSSIVLREIKSETALPLDHLLPGTPGKPRATGSRRS; translated from the coding sequence ATGAACGTTGGTTCTGTTTCCCTTGATGAGCATTGCCTCAAGATTCTTTCTGCCCTGCAGCATGACGGCCGGCAGACCGTGCAGCAGATTTCCGAGACCATCGGGCTGTCGCCCACGCCCTGCTGGAAGCGCATCAAGGACATGGAGGCCGCCGGCGTCATTCGCGGCTACACCACGCTGGTCGACCCGGAGCAGGTCGGCCTGCATGTGTCGGCCGTGGCCGAGGTGAACCTCGACCGCCACAGCGAAGCGATGGTGCAGCGCTTCGAAGAGGCGGTGGCCGCGAGCCCGCAGATCATCCGCTGCGTGTCGGCCACCGGGCCGGCGGACTACATCCTCAACGTGACCGTGCCCGACATGAAGCACTACGAACGCTTCCTGCACGAGGTGCTGTTCAGCCTGCCCGGCGTGACGCATGTGCGCTCGAGCATCGTTCTGCGCGAGATCAAGTCCGAAACCGCGCTGCCGCTGGACCACCTGCTGCCGGGCACGCCAGGCAAGCCGCGCGCCACGGGCTCGCGCAGAAGCTAG
- a CDS encoding HAMP domain-containing sensor histidine kinase yields MNWLLRRSLVRRVALSLLLAFTLAWLAVVVYLYVSFRLTMHTDSGVVRVGRELNTTLAEIQREDVAAAVIDALARQINAMRVAEADLPGDVVFMLRNREGKLLYESPGIAGRTLRGEPDRMVDAVVENQRYWLYEGRSERWTVWVAEPNGGLSWVLMFIGSSIFMPFLIAFPFVLAPVWIAAAQGLKPLRVLGERIDTRSAEDLSPLGFEPRHAELVPLVKAIEGLLAQLRGKVERERSFVNDAAHELRTPLAVIGAQAHVLARSSDPREREEAARHLTHAIARGSHLIQQLLELATMDGGERPAVQRIDVAELMRHHLAQASKDADARRLELVLESPDSLAFDLPVPLFESVLRNLLDNALKYVDAGGQIVVTLRQSADGLLLSVVDNGPGIPREEHALVFERFHRGAGTSTQGTGLGLAIARQACQRMGGTVELAHGPGGRGCAFTVLVPRRPMAELRG; encoded by the coding sequence ATGAACTGGCTGCTTCGCCGCAGCCTGGTTCGGCGCGTGGCGCTGTCGCTGCTGCTCGCCTTCACGCTGGCATGGCTCGCGGTGGTCGTCTATCTGTACGTGAGTTTCCGGCTGACCATGCACACCGACTCGGGTGTGGTGCGGGTGGGCCGTGAACTCAACACCACGCTCGCCGAGATCCAGCGCGAGGACGTGGCCGCGGCGGTGATCGACGCGCTGGCGCGGCAGATCAACGCCATGCGCGTTGCCGAGGCCGATCTGCCGGGCGACGTGGTCTTCATGCTTCGGAACCGCGAAGGAAAGCTGCTGTACGAGTCGCCCGGCATCGCGGGGCGGACCTTGCGCGGCGAGCCCGACCGCATGGTCGACGCGGTGGTCGAGAACCAGCGCTACTGGCTGTACGAAGGGCGCAGCGAGCGATGGACGGTGTGGGTGGCCGAGCCGAACGGCGGGCTTTCCTGGGTGCTGATGTTCATCGGCAGCTCGATCTTCATGCCCTTCCTGATCGCGTTTCCGTTCGTGCTGGCGCCGGTGTGGATTGCCGCCGCCCAGGGCCTGAAGCCGTTGCGCGTGCTCGGAGAGCGCATCGACACGCGCAGCGCGGAAGACCTGTCGCCGCTGGGCTTCGAGCCGCGCCATGCGGAGCTGGTGCCGCTGGTGAAGGCGATCGAGGGGCTGCTCGCGCAGTTGCGCGGCAAGGTGGAGCGCGAGCGCTCCTTCGTCAACGACGCGGCGCACGAGTTGCGTACGCCGCTCGCGGTGATCGGCGCGCAGGCCCATGTGCTGGCGCGGTCTTCCGATCCGCGCGAGCGTGAAGAGGCAGCCCGGCATCTCACGCATGCCATCGCGCGCGGCTCGCACCTGATCCAGCAACTGCTGGAGCTTGCGACCATGGACGGTGGCGAGCGCCCCGCCGTTCAGCGCATCGATGTTGCCGAACTGATGCGGCATCACCTTGCGCAAGCCTCGAAGGACGCCGATGCGCGGCGGCTGGAGCTGGTGCTGGAGTCGCCCGACAGCCTGGCTTTCGATCTGCCGGTGCCGCTGTTCGAATCGGTGTTGCGCAACCTGCTCGACAACGCCCTGAAATATGTCGACGCGGGCGGCCAGATCGTCGTGACGCTGCGGCAATCGGCGGACGGGCTGCTGCTGTCGGTGGTCGACAACGGGCCGGGTATTCCGCGCGAGGAGCATGCGCTGGTGTTCGAGCGCTTCCATCGCGGCGCCGGCACGTCGACGCAGGGCACGGGCCTGGGCCTGGCCATTGCGCGGCAGGCCTGCCAGCGCATGGGCGGCACCGTCGAGCTGGCGCATGGGCCGGGCGGCCGCGGGTGCGCGTTCACTGTGCTGGTGCCACGCCGGCCGATGGCGGAACTGCGCGGCTGA
- a CDS encoding response regulator encodes MHLLLIEDDLDLGRALSQALKAEGFSIEWLRRIADAPRSFEGDACGCVLLDVSLPDGSGLQLLSRWRRAGVTVPIVVITARSALEDRLAGLDGGADDYVVKPFATPELVARIHAVRRRYAHQASDVWSFGELDIEPRSHVVRLAGAALDLSPREFQLLLELAREPGAVIPKGSLSQRLDPLGEPVDFGAIEVHVSNLRRKIGAERIKTVRGVGYMLAS; translated from the coding sequence ATGCATCTGTTGCTCATCGAAGACGACCTGGACCTCGGTCGCGCCCTCTCGCAGGCCCTGAAGGCCGAGGGTTTCAGCATCGAGTGGCTGCGCCGCATTGCCGACGCGCCGCGCTCTTTCGAAGGCGACGCCTGCGGCTGCGTGCTGCTCGACGTGAGCCTGCCCGACGGCTCGGGCCTGCAGTTGCTGTCGCGCTGGCGCCGTGCGGGCGTGACGGTGCCCATCGTGGTCATTACCGCGCGTTCGGCGCTCGAGGACCGCCTGGCCGGGCTCGACGGCGGTGCGGACGACTACGTGGTGAAGCCATTCGCCACGCCCGAGCTGGTGGCGCGCATCCACGCCGTGCGCCGGCGCTATGCCCATCAGGCGAGCGACGTGTGGTCGTTCGGTGAACTGGACATCGAGCCGCGCAGCCATGTGGTGAGACTCGCCGGTGCCGCGCTCGACCTGTCGCCACGCGAGTTCCAGCTGCTGCTGGAGCTGGCGCGCGAGCCCGGTGCCGTGATACCGAAGGGCTCGCTGTCGCAGCGCCTCGACCCGCTGGGCGAGCCGGTGGACTTCGGCGCGATCGAGGTGCATGTGTCCAACCTGCGCCGCAAGATCGGCGCCGAGCGTATCAAGACCGTGCGCGGCGTCGGCTACATGCTCGCGTCATGA
- a CDS encoding serine hydrolase domain-containing protein: MTTFFADTRRRALPAMFAAAALVSGCGKDDSAPAVTHGLATAVAGHVTPAGDELGTEGPEASGGKLLFAIAADAKAMTAVIAARLIERGLIRWDTRLAEALPELRRDMLPAYRNATLEDLLAHRAGVAPFTTEGELRRFVSLLPAQPEARLSTDTGRRLFFAHWLLGQPPAADAGFLYSNAGYALAAVMLERASGKDYRALFEQEVARPLGIAGAWRQPGAADATGAGSLALWRDAITPASLFATTPSTYAGWLRWHLRALQGDSTPLPAGYVHRLRDLAPGGYALGWTGAMRNGRPVLRHARGTERVMAGAQADAVIDAAGQSANFALARITQAGDAGESGSRASALLDRLLASRDSETPAAAAAGSTVPFLAQWRCRLAGCSLVMRLRRSGLLRALLR, from the coding sequence GTGACGACATTCTTCGCTGACACCCGGCGCCGGGCACTCCCGGCAATGTTCGCGGCCGCCGCGCTCGTTTCGGGCTGCGGCAAGGACGACAGTGCACCGGCCGTGACGCACGGGCTGGCCACGGCGGTGGCCGGCCACGTCACGCCGGCGGGCGACGAACTGGGAACGGAAGGGCCCGAGGCCTCGGGCGGCAAGCTGCTCTTTGCCATCGCCGCCGATGCCAAGGCCATGACGGCGGTGATCGCCGCCCGGCTGATCGAGCGCGGCCTGATTCGCTGGGACACGCGCCTCGCCGAGGCCCTGCCGGAACTGCGGCGCGACATGCTGCCGGCCTACCGCAACGCGACGCTCGAAGACCTGCTGGCCCACCGCGCCGGCGTGGCGCCCTTCACCACCGAAGGCGAGTTGCGCCGCTTCGTGAGCCTGCTGCCCGCGCAACCCGAAGCTCGGCTTTCCACCGACACCGGGCGCCGCCTGTTTTTCGCCCACTGGCTGCTCGGCCAGCCACCCGCGGCCGACGCCGGCTTCCTGTATTCCAACGCGGGCTACGCACTGGCAGCCGTGATGCTCGAGCGCGCGAGCGGCAAGGACTACCGGGCGCTCTTCGAGCAGGAAGTGGCACGCCCGCTGGGTATCGCCGGAGCGTGGCGCCAACCTGGCGCCGCCGATGCAACGGGTGCCGGCAGCCTCGCGCTCTGGCGTGACGCGATCACGCCGGCCAGCCTGTTCGCCACCACCCCATCGACCTATGCCGGCTGGCTGCGCTGGCACCTGCGCGCACTGCAAGGCGACAGCACACCCCTGCCCGCGGGTTACGTGCACCGCCTGCGCGATCTGGCGCCGGGCGGCTACGCGCTCGGCTGGACCGGTGCGATGCGCAACGGACGCCCCGTTCTGCGGCATGCGCGCGGCACCGAACGGGTGATGGCCGGCGCACAGGCCGACGCGGTGATCGACGCAGCGGGCCAGAGCGCGAACTTCGCGCTGGCCCGCATCACGCAGGCCGGCGACGCGGGCGAAAGCGGCTCGCGCGCCTCCGCCCTGCTGGACCGCCTGCTGGCGAGCCGCGACAGCGAAACGCCCGCCGCCGCAGCGGCCGGGTCCACCGTGCCATTCCTCGCGCAATGGCGCTGCCGCCTCGCCGGCTGCAGCCTGGTGATGCGGCTGCGCCGCAGCGGGCTGCTGCGCGCGCTGCTCCGATAG